The Neurospora crassa OR74A linkage group I, whole genome shotgun sequence genome segment TGGGCTACCAGTACCCCCAATCTCATCATGGCTCGCCTACTTTCCTCAACAAGGAAAGTTATTCTTCAATATGCTTTGACGGCGCTGCTTTTTCAGTCCACTTCCGCCTCTCAAATACAACACAGAGCGCCCCAGGTCACAGCTGCTCCCACCGCAACCACCGCCCCAGCCGCCGTTCCCACCGCCATTTCGGGCTGCCACTTGCACGATACAGAAGTGTAAGTGTCTTGATATCATCTCAATATGAGTCACTGGATTACTGACCTGGCCCATACAGATTCTGCATGGCTGGTGAAACCGAGTACTCAATTCACACTACAGCCACTGCCACCTCTGAGCTCCCTGCTCAGTTCACTGGATGCCACTCTCACGACGATGCGCTGTACGTTATAGTGCCCCCGCCTCCCTGGTCTTGTGGCCTATATTAACTGGAAGCAGATTTTGTGTAACCCCAAGCGGAGATGATGTGGAGATTTCACGAGTAATCGAGGAATCTGAACAAGGTCACGATGATCACGaccatgatgaagatgaagcgACGTCCTCTACCACTACCAGTGAGAAGAAATGTCACTTCCACGCTGGTGTCGAACACTGcactggtggtgatgagcaTGAGGAGGAGAGTGCAACATGCGAAAGGACCGACCGGGACTACAACATTCGTCTTAGGGTCGGTCTCCTGTTTGCCATGTTGGCAACCAGCTCCATTGGTGTCTTCGGTCCCATTCTGCTCTCCAATTTTGTCTCGCCAAACAATGTCTTCGTCACCATTCTTAGACAGTTCGGCACCGGCGTCGTCATCTCGACTGCCTTCATCCACCTCTTGTCTCATGCTCAACTCATGTTTGCCAGCGAATGTCTGGGAGAACTTAGTTACGAGGGCACAGCAGGTGCCATCTCCATGGCCGGCATCTTTATTTCGTTCCTTGCAGAGTATCTCGGCGTTCGTGTCCTGCAGTGGCACGCCGCTAAAACGGAGGCACGCAACATCGAGAACggcggagagagaggagactCGGCTCAAAGGGCCGAGATGGTTAACATACTGGTCTTGGAATGCGGTGTTATCTTCCATTCTATTCGTAAGTTACACCGGCCCTATTACCCTTTCTGTTGAACTACCGCTAATCAAGTATCACAGTAATCGGCATTACGTTGGTTGTTGCTGGCGACACCTTCTTCCTCACCCTTTTCGCAGTAATTGTGTTCCATCAAATGTTTGAGGGTATTGCGCTTGGTTCTCGCATCGCAGCTCTCGGAACTCTCC includes the following:
- a CDS encoding zinc/iron transporter, with the protein product MARLLSSTRKVILQYALTALLFQSTSASQIQHRAPQVTAAPTATTAPAAVPTAISGCHLHDTEVFCMAGETEYSIHTTATATSELPAQFTGCHSHDDALFCVTPSGDDVEISRVIEESEQGHDDHDHDEDEATSSTTTSEKKCHFHAGVEHCTGGDEHEEESATCERTDRDYNIRLRVGLLFAMLATSSIGVFGPILLSNFVSPNNVFVTILRQFGTGVVISTAFIHLLSHAQLMFASECLGELSYEGTAGAISMAGIFISFLAEYLGVRVLQWHAAKTEARNIENGGERGDSAQRAEMVNILVLECGVIFHSILIGITLVVAGDTFFLTLFAVIVFHQMFEGIALGSRIAALGTLPPINAASSVHGHSHHGHSHNHAHEVKRSSLPTESTSPTGTDHGVVSEDESARVTVIKPVSLKKKLVLASGFALVTPIGMAIGIGVLKQFNGNDPSTIIAIGTLDALSAGILMWVGIVEMWAHDWMLGGEMTTASPLRTLAGLTALVAGLALMSLLGKWA